GCCGAGCTCGAATTGAACATCAGCAGATCAACCATCAGCCGGCACCTGACCGACCTGGAATTCCGGCTGGGCAGCAGGCTTTGCCACCGCGGGCCAGCCGGGTTTTCGCTGACCGAGGAAGGCGAACGCATCCATGCCGCGGCCCTGCAGCTGTTCTCCGCTATCCATGAATTTCAAGCCGAAGTGGATGAAACCAACAAAGACCTGGCCGGCCAGTTGTCCGTCGCGTTTTTCGACAAAAACGCCACAAATCCGAGTGTGAAACTGCCCGAGGCCATCCGCGCTTTTGAACGCATCGCACCGAAAGTCAGGATCGAGGTCTATGTCGAACCGGTCAATATCGTGGAAACAGGCGTTTTGAACGGCCGCCATCAGGTCGGCATTGTCCCCATGCACAAGACGTCCGACAACCTTGAGTATTACGACTTATATAGCGAGGCCATGTATCTGTACTGTGGCAAGCATCATCCCCTGTTCGCCCTGCCCGACCAGGACGTAGCGCGTGAAGACGTGCAAAAACAAAAGTATGCCGGCTTTCCGTTTCACTCTCCAAACATGATGGCAAGTCACGACTGGAAGCTCAAGCGCCGCGCCATCGTCAACAATGAAGAAGCCCTGGCGACGCTTATCCTGTCGGGTTGCTATATTGGATTTCTGCCCGATCATGTGGCCAAGCGGTTTACCGATGCAGGCGACATGCGGGCACTGCGCCCCGAAGTCTACAATTACCCCAGCGACCATTCTGCAATCGTGCGCAAGACGCCCAAAATGCCAAAACGGGTGGAGAAGTTTCTAGATTGCCTGCGAGCCGCGCATCAACGCTAAAGCCGTCGGGCGCGTAAAGCCGGCAATGCCGTCAGTATCCGAGCGCGCCTGGTCGTTCCCGGTCAGCGCAGTTGCGCGGGACTGTCTGTCATCGAATTCTGTCCCCGGTCGGTATTCGGCTCGACCGTGATGCCAAGCAGGTCACTGAGCTGGTCGGCACCGCCTACATAATTCCCGTCTATCCAGATCTGCGGCACGGTTATCGGGGTTTTTGGTCCGACAATCGGCTTGACCCGGCCCAGCATCTCATACAGGTCGCGCGGCTGCCTGACCACGTCATGATAAGTATATTCAATTCCCGCCTGCTTGAGGTATTGCTTGGCGCGCTGGCAATGCGGGCAGGTTTCCTTGCCATAAAGGTGATTGCCCTCAACACCGGCAGTCTTTACGTACTCGCCGATGATGGCTTCCGTCAGAACGCCCCGGTTCAGTGCGTGGCCCTGGCTGACAACCTTGCCGCCGACAATCGTGATCGGCGCATGCCATCCGCCTTTCGTCAGCGGCCGCCACCACTCGCTCAGCCACTCGCGGATTTCAAGTTCGACCGGAATTCCTTTCAACTCGGTGCTGAGCGTGTCATTGATCACGTCAACCGTAAGCGAGCATTCGCCACACGGTATACTCACCTTGAACGGTCCCCAGCTGCCGGCCCAGCGGTAGAGGATCAAATGTACCGGCTGCTTCGACATATCAGTTCTCCGCTCAATTCGTTGCGTGTCGTCATCATGCGAAACTCTTACAACCTGCCGTGAACACAGGCCATCAACTCATCTCAAGCTATTGTCATTTCGATATCAGCAGCCGGTTCTTCTAGAATTTGGCAAGTCAGCTGACTTTGTGAAAACCTGCAAGCCGAAAGGCACCTGAGAATGTGTGAACTGTTTGCCATGTCGTCGCGCAAGCCGTCAGCGCTGAATTACTCGCTGAACGAATTCTCGCGCCGCGGCGGGCTTACCCATAAAAACAAGTCGGGATGGGGTATCGCCTACTTCTACGACCGTGACGTGTTCCTGGTCAAAGAACCCCTGCCCGCCAGCGACAGTCCGCTGGCAAGCTACATTGCCGCCGACAGCCGGGTGAGCAATTGCGTCATTGCGCATGTCAGACTGGCAACCGTTGGCGAGCCTTCACTGAAGAACACCCACCCGTTCCGGTTTGCCCTTGCCGGCCAGATGCATGTGTTTGCCCACAACGGCACACTCAAGGGACTGAAGGACGATTATGCCGAACAGGTCCTTCACTATGACCCGATCGGCGATACAGATTCGGAGTTGGCA
Above is a window of Anderseniella sp. Alg231-50 DNA encoding:
- a CDS encoding LysR substrate-binding domain-containing protein, producing MAKTALLRRLSDVDFRLLRVFRAVVACGGVSAAELELNISRSTISRHLTDLEFRLGSRLCHRGPAGFSLTEEGERIHAAALQLFSAIHEFQAEVDETNKDLAGQLSVAFFDKNATNPSVKLPEAIRAFERIAPKVRIEVYVEPVNIVETGVLNGRHQVGIVPMHKTSDNLEYYDLYSEAMYLYCGKHHPLFALPDQDVAREDVQKQKYAGFPFHSPNMMASHDWKLKRRAIVNNEEALATLILSGCYIGFLPDHVAKRFTDAGDMRALRPEVYNYPSDHSAIVRKTPKMPKRVEKFLDCLRAAHQR
- a CDS encoding glutaredoxin domain-containing protein; this encodes MSKQPVHLILYRWAGSWGPFKVSIPCGECSLTVDVINDTLSTELKGIPVELEIREWLSEWWRPLTKGGWHAPITIVGGKVVSQGHALNRGVLTEAIIGEYVKTAGVEGNHLYGKETCPHCQRAKQYLKQAGIEYTYHDVVRQPRDLYEMLGRVKPIVGPKTPITVPQIWIDGNYVGGADQLSDLLGITVEPNTDRGQNSMTDSPAQLR